TATTTTATTGAAGGCTATCATTATCGCTCAAAAGAATATCCATTTGGAAGCCGAGCAAACTACTTAAAGTATATAGTTCCGCTGGATGATGAAGAATTGATATTCTATAAAAGTGATAAAACGGATCGTTGGTGGATTGAAATTCCATTCGAATCAAACGGCAACAATAAATTGAAAAGAAATACGTTATTACCCTGTTCTTACGACGAATATTTGTCGGCTTGCAATCAAGAATTGCCAGAAAGATGGTGGAAAGCGCAACGAAAAAATGCTTTATAGTTCGAAAATTTAAGCGAAATCTTGAATTTTTAAAACTTGTTTAAAATAGTTAAAATTAATTAGTAAGAAAATACGTATAATACATAAAAATTAACGTTTTACATCGATTTTTTTAGAACAGTTTATCGATAAAATATTTTTTTTTTATTTTATTTAACATTATTTTTGAACGGTAAAATAAATTCGCAAGTAGTATTGTTTTTTAGATAAATAATAAATACGTTTACGGACTTTTAATAATGAATAGATAATCCCAAATTTATATGAAGAAGTTTATTGCATTTGCAGCAATGTTAACACTAGTAATCGGCTGTGGTAAGTCAGGTGACAAAGGTGAATTAGTTGGTGTTACAGGAGGGAAATGGCATCCCGAGAAGCCTTATGGAATGACATTAGTTCCGGGCGGATCTTTTATTATGGGTAAATCAGATGCTGATTTAGCTAACGTAGAAGATGCTCCAACTAAAACTGTAACCGTGCGTTCATTCTATATGGATGAAACAGAAATTACAAATAGTGAATATCGTCAATTCGTAGAATGGGTGAAAGATTCTACAATGAGAGTTCGTTTAGCAATTTTAGCAGATGAAACTGGACAGAAAGCTACTGATGGAAAAGGTAAAAAAGGCGGAAGCATTGCTGATTACGCTTTTAATGATTCTGATCCAGAAAAAATGACAGCTTATGATAAATATATGTATGACAACTACTATAGTGTTGGTACTAAAGATGATCCATATGCTGGAAGAAAATTAAACAGAAAAGTTAAGTTAATTAAAGATACAAAAGCATATCCAGATGAGTATTACGCTGAAGTAATGGATTCTATGTATTTGCCAATTGAAGAATCATACAATGGTTTAAGAACAATTGATGTAAATAAATTGAAATTCCGTTATTCTTGGATGGATATTCAAGCTGCTGCAAAAGCTAAAGTTGGAAAAAGAAGTGACTTCGTAAAAACAGAACAGGTAAATGTTTATCCTGATACTGCAGTTTGGATTAAAGACTTCGCTTACTCATATAATGAGCCAATGCATAACGATTATTTTTGGCACAAAGCTTATGGAGATTATCCTGTAGTTGGTGTTACTTGGAAACAAGCTAAAGCATTCTGCGCTTGGAGAACTTTAAACAAAAACAGTTATATTAAATCTAAGAAAAAAGGGCGTGATCTTGTAAACTCTTTCAGATTACCAACTGAGGCAGAGTGGGAGTACGCTGCTAGAGGAGGTCTGGAATCTGCTACTTATCCTTGGGGAGGTCCTTATACTAAAAGTGATAGAGGTTGTTTCTTAGCAAACTTTAAACCAAGTAGAGGAGATTATGCAGCAGACGAAGCTTTATATACAGTAGAAGCAAAATCATATGACGTAAATGGTTACGGATTATACAATATGGCAGGAAACGTTTCAGAATGGACGGATTCAGCTTACAATCCAAATGCTTACGAATATGTTTCTACAATGAATCCAAACGTAATTGATGGTAAAAACCAAAGAAAAGTGGTTCGTGGAGGTTCTTGGAAAGACGTTGCTTATTTCCTACAGGTAAGTACTCGTGACCACGAATATGCTGATTCTGCTAGAAGTTATATCGGATTCAGAACTGTACAAGATTACATGGGTACTCAAGTTACAGGAAACAGAAAAAAGTAATTTTATAATTTTATCAATATCCAACAAATCTATTTTAAACCTAAAAAAAAAGTATTATGGCATTATTAAGTAAAAAAGCAATGAATTTCGCTTATGGTATGGGAGCGGCAGTGGTAATCGTTGGAGCGTTATTCAAAATTACTCACTTTGAGATTGGACCTTTAACAGGTACAGTTATGCTTTCAGTAGGATTAGTTACTGAGGCGTTAATTTTTGCGCTTTCTGCTTTCGAACCAGTTGAAGAAGAACTAGATTGGACTCTAGTTTATCCAGAATTAGCTAATGGACAAGCAAGAGAGAAAAAAGCTAAACCTGAATCTGCAACTGATGCTCAAGGATTATTATCTCAAAAATTAGACACATTATTAAAAGAAGCTAAAATTGACGGTGAATTAATGTCAAGTTTAGGAAACAGCATCAAAAATTTCGAATCTGCTGCTAAAGGAATTGCTCCAACTGTAGATTCAATCGCTGGACAAAAGAAATATTCTGATGAATTAACTTTGGCTGCTACTCAAATGGAATCATTAAACAGTTTGTACAAAGTACAATTGGAAAGTGCTTCTAGAAATGCTGAGGCTAACAAAGAAATCGCTGAAAACGCTTCTAAATTAAAAGAGCAAATGGCTTCTATGACAGCAAACATTGCTTCTTTAAACAGCGTTTACGGTGGTATGCTTTCTGCAATGAGTAACAAAGGATAATTAGTTTTTAACTAAATATTAAATTTATTAATAAGAACTAATTAAAGAAAAATGGCAGGAGGAAAATTAACCCCTAGACAGAAGATGATTAACCTGATGTACCTGGTTTTCATCGCAATGTTAGCAATGAACGTATCAAAAGAAGTAATTTCTGCTTTTGGTTTGATGAATGAAAAATTCGAAGGTGCAAACACTAGTTTTATAGAGTCAAACGCTGGTTTATTAAGCTCTTTAGATCAAAAAGCTGCTGAAGCAAAAGGAGAATTTGCTATTGCTGCAGTAACAGCTCACAAAGTTGAAACAATTACAAAAGATTTTTATGATTATATAGCTACTCTAAAAGCTCAGGCAGTTAAAGGTTTCGAAGTTGATAAAGCAACAGGAAAAATGCCTTACGAGTCTATGGATAGAGGAGATAATATCGACGACTGGTTTACAGGAGACGGTTACACTAAAAAAGGTAACGAAATTATATCTAAAATCGAAAAATATAAAGCTGATATCAAAGCTGCTTTAGGAACAGACAAAAAATACGCATCAATTATTGCTGAGGTTGAAAAGAAATTTGATGTTTCTGATGTTAAAAACAAAGAAGGAATTAAAGAAAAATACTTAGCGTACCACTTTAAAGGATTCCCTGCAATTGCTACAGCCGCAAAACTTTCAGCTTGGCAGAATGACGTTAAAAAAGTTGAAACAGACGTTTACAATAGTGCTTTAGGTAAAGCTGCAGTTGCTGCTGCTTCTTACAGTAACTACCAAGCGATCGTTGTTTTAGATAAAAATGCTTATTTCCAAGGAGAAAAAGTTACAGGTAAAGTTGTTTTAGGTCGTTATGATGAAAATACTACACCAACTTCTTTCCAAGGTCCAGGACAAATCGTAAACGGACAAGCTGTTATCTCTTTAACTGCAGGTGGAGTTGGAGAACAAGACATTAACGGACAATTTACTTTCTTAGAGGATGGAAAAAATATTCCTTTAAAATTCTCTGGAAAATATGTAGTAGTTCCAAGACCAAACGCAGCTACAATTTCTGCAGACAAAATGAATGTTGTGTATAGAGGAGTTGTTAACCCAATCTCTGTATCTTTTGCAGGAGTTGATGCTAACAAAATTGTTGCTAGTGCTCCAGGTTTAGCTTCTGCTGGAAAACCAGGAAAATATAACATGAGCCCAGGTCAAGGTACTGAAACTACAATCTCTGTAACTGGTACATTGCCAAACGGTGATAAAGTAACAGATAAGAAAACATTCAGAATTAAAGGTATTCCTGGTCCAACAGGAACAATTAGAGGTGAGATGGGGGTTGTTAAAGGTCCTAAATCTAACTTAGAGATTGCTACTATTGGTGCAAAACTTCTTGATTTTGATTTTGAAGTTGGTTTAGATGTTGTTGGATTCAATATGAAAATTGCTGGACAACCTACAGTTGTTGTTACAGGAAACAAAATGAATGCACAATGTAAACAAGTACTTTCAAGAGCAGGTAAAGGAGACCAAGTTACTATTTCTGAAATTAAAACTAAACTTGTTGGAGCTGGTAGTTATTTATTACCAAGAACTGCTCCTGTAATTTACGAAATACAATAATAAAGTAGTGTAAGCTACATTCAATATCTTATAACGATACCACGATGAAAGTAAGAAATTTTTTAATAGCTATTGTTTCTATCGCTGGAGGTTTTGCTTCTAATGCGCAATCTAATTTGCTAAACGCTAAAACTCCTGCTCAGATTGGACTTAAAACTCCAGCTCAATTAATATCTGATAATGATAAGCCATTGGCTTATGGTTATGTAGATGATAGAGACATCTTGATGGGAAAAACAACATGGGAGATCATTGATTTAAATGAAAAAATCAACTTTCCATTATATTTTCCGGTAGATACAGCTAATATTGGTCCTAACAGACGTTCTCTTTATGACGTTTTAACTAAAGCTATTAAAGGTGGAAAAGTTACTGAAGTTTATACTGATAGTTATTTCAATACTAAAAAATCTATGAAGGACATCGAGGGCTCATTATCTCGTATTGATACAACAGATGCAGGTAGAGAGTTAATTAACCAATATCCAGATGACTACAAATCACGTGTTGTGAAGAAAAAAGTAGTTTCAGGTAAAGGTAAAAATAAATCAGTTTCTTATGTTGAAGAGACAGTTGGACCAACAAGAACTGTTCCTGCTGAATATATCTTAAAACAAGATCTTACTGCTGCAGATGTTACTCAGTATAAAATTAAAGGATATTGGTATTTTGATAAGCGTCAAAGTGAATTAAAGTATCGTTTACTAGGAATTTGTCCTGTAACTCCTGACGTTTATACAATGAATAGTGATGAAAAGGATTATATTGAATTGTTTTGGGTATTCTTCCCAAATGCCAGAGAAGCATTGCATGAAGCAAAAGCGTTCAATGACAACAACTCAGCTCTTCCAATCTCATTTGATCAGATTTTAAATTCAAGACGTTTTAATGCGGTTGTTTACAAAGAAGAAAACCTTTATGGAGACAGAGCAATTAGCGATTATATGAAAGACAACGCACAAAATCAGTTGTTGGAATCTGAAAGAGTGAAAGAAAAAATTCGCAACTTCGAGCAAGATATGTGGAACTACTAAGTTGATACATAGCATGATAATTAAAAAACTCTTACTACCTTTGTAGTAAGAGTTTTTTTTATGTCAATATAGTAATACAAGCTGTCTAATATAGGTTAGGTATATTATTTTATATTTATGTAAGAAAAATAACAATATTTGTAATAAAATTTCGTTTAATGTCTTGTAAAAATTATCATTATGAAAGTAAGAAATTTATTAATTGTTATTGTTACTGTTCTTGGAAGCTTATCTTCTAATGCTCAGTCTAATTTGCTTAATGCCAAAACTGCCGATCAGATCGGGTATAAGACACCTGCTCAAATGATATCTGATAATGACAAACCTCTGGCGTATGGTTATGTTGATGATCGAGATGTTTTGATGGGAAAGATGGTTTGGGAAATTATTGATTTAAATGAAAAAATAAACTTTCCATTATATTTTCCAGTAGATACGGCCAATATTGGCCCAGATAGACGTTCGCTTTATGATATTCTAACTAAAGCAATGAGAAACGGTAAAATAACAGAAGTTTATACAGACAGTTATTTTAATACAAAAAAGACTTTAAAAGACATTCAAGGATCTTTATCTCGTGTTGATACAACAGATGCGGGTAGAGAACTTATTAATCAATATCCTGATGATTATAGAACGCGCGTTGTTAAGAAGAAAGTGGTTACAGGTTCGGGAAAAAATAAGAAAGTCAATTATGTAGACCAAACGGTAGGACCAACTAGAACGGTTCCGGCCGAATATATTTTGAAGCAAGATCTTACGGCTGCTGATGTAAGTCAATATAAAATTAAAGGATTTTGGTATTTTGATAAGAGGGAAAGTGCATTGAAATATCGCCTTTTAGGAATTTGCCCAGTAACGCCCGACGTTTATACTATGAATAGTGATGAAAAAGATTATATTGAGCTGTTCTGGGTTTTCTTTCCCAATGCTCGAGATGTGCTACATGAAGGAAAAGCTTTTAATGATCAAAATTCAGCCATGCCGATTTCGTTCGATCAGATTTTGAATTCAAGACATTTTAATGCAATCATTTATAAAGAGGAAAATGTTTACGGAGATCGTGAGATTAAAGATTATATTAAAGATAATGCGCAAAGCCAATTGTTAGAGTCTGAAAGAGTAAAAGAGAAGATTCGTAATTTTGAAGAAGATATGTGGAATTACTAAGTTCATAAACTCATAATAAGAAAAACTCTTGCTACCTTTGTAGTAAGAGTTTTTTTATTTTATCTATACACTTCACAATGCTTGATTATTTAATCGTCGGATCTGGGTTGGCTGGAATTTCTTTTGCCGAAATTGCCTTAAAAAACAATAAATCTATTTTAGTTGTTGATGACAAATCTCAGAATTCTTCGAGAATTGCTGGAGGTTTGTATAATCCCGTTATTCTGAAACGTTTTAGTGAAGTCTGGAATGCTAAAGAACATTTGGTTTTAATGAATGAATTTTACGAACAGGTTGAAGATAAGCTGCAGGAGAGATTTAATTTTAAAATGCCAATTCTTCGAAAATTTTTTTCAATTGAAGAACAGAATAATTGGTTTGCAGCGTCAGATAAAATAAACTTAGCTCCTTTTTTGTCAACCAAACTAATTACTAAGAAATATCAAGGTATTGATTCTCCTTATGATTATGGAGAAGTTCTGCATACGGGCTATGTTAAAACTGGACAACTATTAGAAAGTTATAAAGCCTATTTAAAAGATAATAATTTGCTTCTTGAAGAATCTTTCCATAGTTCTTTCTTGGAGATTCTTGATTTAGGAATTCAGTATAAAAATATTAAAGCACGCCATATCATTTTTGCAGAGGGTTTTGGGTTGCATAAAAACCCTTATTTTAATTATCTCCCTTTGGATGGAACAAAAGGGGAACTGTTTTTAATAAAAGCACCAGATTTGAAATTGGATTTAATTGTTAATACCAGTGTTTTTATTTTACCAGTAGGTGGCAATTTGTTTAAAGTTGGAGCTACTTATAATTGGCATGACAAAACGGATCTCCCTACCGAAGAAGGGAAACAAGAGCTTTTAGATCGCATTAAAGAAATTATTACCTGCGACTTTGAAATTGTAAAACATTTTGCTGGAGTTAGACCAACAGTTGCCGACAGAAGACCTTTGGTAGGTACTCATGAAGCATTCGAATCTATTCATCTTCTTAACGGGTTAGGGACACGTGGTGTAATGCTCGGACCTGCTTTAGCGAAAATGTTGTATGATAATATTGAAAACGGAACTCCAATAGATAGAGAAGCAGATATAAAACGCTTCCATAAAAGATATTTAAAATCTCTTATTCCTGACCGGCCTTAGGATCGTACGAAACAAACATATTAATGTATAAGTTTCTTGAAAGACGAAGTACAAAAGGAAACAACACGACTAATGTCAAGATAATTGCAATAAAAGCTTGTTCGATTGTGGCTCCAAAAAAGACAAATGAAACAATAAAAGCAGCAATTCCTACCGCAACATTTAATCCGTAACTAACATACATTGCGCCATAAAAAAAAGAAGGTTCAATTTGGTATTTGAATCCGCAATGGCTGCAATTTTCGTTCATTTTGAGAACTTTACTCAAATGAAGCGGATTTTTGTCTTCATACATGCTTTCTTTTTGGCATTTTGGACAACTTCCTGTTAAAATGCTATTTAGTTTCGATCCTTTTTTTAACATTTGCAAAAATTTTATCAAAGGTACATTTTTACGCCTTTATTTCTTGTAACAACAGTCACAAATTATGCTTAATATACACAATCTTTCCGTTTCTTTTGGAGGAACCTATTTATTTGAAGAAGTTACTTTTCGTTTAGGCGCCGGCGACCGCGTAGGTCTTGTTGGTAAAAACGGAGCAGGTAAATCTACAATGCTAAAAATGCTGGCAGGAGATTTTAAACCAGACTCAGGAGTTATTTCGCAAGAGAAAGATATCAGAATGGGTTTTCTACGTCAGGATATTGATTTTGAACAAGGAAGAACCGTTTTGGAAGAAGCATATGAAGCTTTTACAGAGATTAAAGTTGTAGAGAAAAAACTGGAAGAAATCAATCATCAATTGGTTACTAGAACCGATTATGAAAGTGAAGAATATGGACAAATCATCGAAGATTTATCTGATTACACACATCGTTTTGAACTTCTTGGAGGTTACAATTATGTGGGAGACACAGAGAAAATTCTTTTAGGTCTAGGTTTTAAAAGAGAAGTTTTCAATAACCAAACAGAAACGTTCTCTGGAGGATGGAGAATGCGTATTGAACTTGCAAAACTGTTATTACAATCAAATGATGTATTGCTTCTGGATGAGCCAACTAACCACTTAGATATTGAAAGTATCATTTGGTTAGAAAATTTTCTTCGTAATTATCCTGGAGTTGTTGTGATTGTATCGCACGATAAAATGTTCTTGGATAATGTAACGAATAGAACAATCGAAATTTCGTTAGGTAAAGCCTATGACTTCAATAAACCCTATTCTCAATATTTAGAACTACGCCATGAAATTCGAGAAAAGCAATTAGCTACTCAAAAAAATCAGCAGAAAAAGATTGAAGAAACAGAAAAATTAATCGAGAAATTCCGTGCAAAAGCTTCAAAAGCTTCGATGGCGCAATCGTTGATTAAAAAATTAGATAAAGTCGAAAGAATCGAAGTGGACGAAGATGATAACTCAGTAATGAATATCTCGTTTCCAGTTTCAAAAGAACCAGGAAAAGTTGTTATTGAAGCTGAACATGTAACGAAAGCTTACGGTGACAAAACGATTCTTAAAGATATAAGTTTACTGGTTGAAAGAGGAAGTAAAATTGCTTTTGTTGGGCAAAATGGACAAGGGAAATCTACTTTCATTAAAGCTCTTGTAAACGAATTTGAATACCAAGGAAATATCAAATTAGGACATAATGTACAATTAGGATATTTTGCTCAAAATCAAGCCGAATATTTAGACGGAGAAATTACTTTGCTGCAAACAATGGAAGATGCGGCAACTGACACAAATCGTATGAAAGTACGTGATATGTTAGGTTCGTTTTTATTTCGTGGAGATGATGTAGAGAAAAAAGTGAAAGTGCTTTCTGGAGGCGAACGTAACCGTTTGGCACTTTGTAAATTGTTGTTACAGCCAATTAACGTTTTGCTGATGGATGAGCCTACGAACCACTTAGATATTAAATCTAAAAACGTTTTAAAAGCTGCTCTTCAAAAATTTGGCGGAACTTTGTTATTAGTTTCTCACGACAGGGATTTCCTTCAAGGAATGTCAAATATTGTCTACGAATTTAAAGATCAGAAGATTAAAGAATATTTAGGAGATATCAACTTTTTCTTAGAACAGCGTAATTTGGAAAACATGCGCGAGGTTGAGAAAAAAGATGTTATAAAAGCAGCGACTCCAAAAGAGAAAGAGGTTGCTAAAGTGTCTTATGAAGATCAGAAGAAAACAAAAGCACTTCAAAACAGATTGAGCAAAATCGAAAGCCAGATTCAACAATTGGAAAAACAAATTCAGCATGATGATAAAATGTTGGAAACCAATTATGACAAGCATATCGAAGATGCCTCATTCTTTACTGCTTACAACAAAAAGAAACAAGATTTAGAGCAATTATTAATCGATTGGGAAGTTGTATCAGAAGAGATTGATGGTTTT
The Flavobacterium humidisoli DNA segment above includes these coding regions:
- the gldK gene encoding gliding motility lipoprotein GldK, translated to MKKFIAFAAMLTLVIGCGKSGDKGELVGVTGGKWHPEKPYGMTLVPGGSFIMGKSDADLANVEDAPTKTVTVRSFYMDETEITNSEYRQFVEWVKDSTMRVRLAILADETGQKATDGKGKKGGSIADYAFNDSDPEKMTAYDKYMYDNYYSVGTKDDPYAGRKLNRKVKLIKDTKAYPDEYYAEVMDSMYLPIEESYNGLRTIDVNKLKFRYSWMDIQAAAKAKVGKRSDFVKTEQVNVYPDTAVWIKDFAYSYNEPMHNDYFWHKAYGDYPVVGVTWKQAKAFCAWRTLNKNSYIKSKKKGRDLVNSFRLPTEAEWEYAARGGLESATYPWGGPYTKSDRGCFLANFKPSRGDYAADEALYTVEAKSYDVNGYGLYNMAGNVSEWTDSAYNPNAYEYVSTMNPNVIDGKNQRKVVRGGSWKDVAYFLQVSTRDHEYADSARSYIGFRTVQDYMGTQVTGNRKK
- the gldL gene encoding gliding motility protein GldL; translated protein: MALLSKKAMNFAYGMGAAVVIVGALFKITHFEIGPLTGTVMLSVGLVTEALIFALSAFEPVEEELDWTLVYPELANGQAREKKAKPESATDAQGLLSQKLDTLLKEAKIDGELMSSLGNSIKNFESAAKGIAPTVDSIAGQKKYSDELTLAATQMESLNSLYKVQLESASRNAEANKEIAENASKLKEQMASMTANIASLNSVYGGMLSAMSNKG
- the gldM gene encoding gliding motility protein GldM; translated protein: MAGGKLTPRQKMINLMYLVFIAMLAMNVSKEVISAFGLMNEKFEGANTSFIESNAGLLSSLDQKAAEAKGEFAIAAVTAHKVETITKDFYDYIATLKAQAVKGFEVDKATGKMPYESMDRGDNIDDWFTGDGYTKKGNEIISKIEKYKADIKAALGTDKKYASIIAEVEKKFDVSDVKNKEGIKEKYLAYHFKGFPAIATAAKLSAWQNDVKKVETDVYNSALGKAAVAAASYSNYQAIVVLDKNAYFQGEKVTGKVVLGRYDENTTPTSFQGPGQIVNGQAVISLTAGGVGEQDINGQFTFLEDGKNIPLKFSGKYVVVPRPNAATISADKMNVVYRGVVNPISVSFAGVDANKIVASAPGLASAGKPGKYNMSPGQGTETTISVTGTLPNGDKVTDKKTFRIKGIPGPTGTIRGEMGVVKGPKSNLEIATIGAKLLDFDFEVGLDVVGFNMKIAGQPTVVVTGNKMNAQCKQVLSRAGKGDQVTISEIKTKLVGAGSYLLPRTAPVIYEIQ
- the gldN gene encoding gliding motility protein GldN; the encoded protein is MKVRNFLIAIVSIAGGFASNAQSNLLNAKTPAQIGLKTPAQLISDNDKPLAYGYVDDRDILMGKTTWEIIDLNEKINFPLYFPVDTANIGPNRRSLYDVLTKAIKGGKVTEVYTDSYFNTKKSMKDIEGSLSRIDTTDAGRELINQYPDDYKSRVVKKKVVSGKGKNKSVSYVEETVGPTRTVPAEYILKQDLTAADVTQYKIKGYWYFDKRQSELKYRLLGICPVTPDVYTMNSDEKDYIELFWVFFPNAREALHEAKAFNDNNSALPISFDQILNSRRFNAVVYKEENLYGDRAISDYMKDNAQNQLLESERVKEKIRNFEQDMWNY
- the gldN gene encoding gliding motility protein GldN, whose amino-acid sequence is MKVRNLLIVIVTVLGSLSSNAQSNLLNAKTADQIGYKTPAQMISDNDKPLAYGYVDDRDVLMGKMVWEIIDLNEKINFPLYFPVDTANIGPDRRSLYDILTKAMRNGKITEVYTDSYFNTKKTLKDIQGSLSRVDTTDAGRELINQYPDDYRTRVVKKKVVTGSGKNKKVNYVDQTVGPTRTVPAEYILKQDLTAADVSQYKIKGFWYFDKRESALKYRLLGICPVTPDVYTMNSDEKDYIELFWVFFPNARDVLHEGKAFNDQNSAMPISFDQILNSRHFNAIIYKEENVYGDREIKDYIKDNAQSQLLESERVKEKIRNFEEDMWNY
- a CDS encoding NAD(P)/FAD-dependent oxidoreductase; the protein is MLDYLIVGSGLAGISFAEIALKNNKSILVVDDKSQNSSRIAGGLYNPVILKRFSEVWNAKEHLVLMNEFYEQVEDKLQERFNFKMPILRKFFSIEEQNNWFAASDKINLAPFLSTKLITKKYQGIDSPYDYGEVLHTGYVKTGQLLESYKAYLKDNNLLLEESFHSSFLEILDLGIQYKNIKARHIIFAEGFGLHKNPYFNYLPLDGTKGELFLIKAPDLKLDLIVNTSVFILPVGGNLFKVGATYNWHDKTDLPTEEGKQELLDRIKEIITCDFEIVKHFAGVRPTVADRRPLVGTHEAFESIHLLNGLGTRGVMLGPALAKMLYDNIENGTPIDREADIKRFHKRYLKSLIPDRP
- a CDS encoding DUF983 domain-containing protein, with product MLKKGSKLNSILTGSCPKCQKESMYEDKNPLHLSKVLKMNENCSHCGFKYQIEPSFFYGAMYVSYGLNVAVGIAAFIVSFVFFGATIEQAFIAIILTLVVLFPFVLRLSRNLYINMFVSYDPKAGQE
- a CDS encoding ABC-F family ATP-binding cassette domain-containing protein — its product is MLNIHNLSVSFGGTYLFEEVTFRLGAGDRVGLVGKNGAGKSTMLKMLAGDFKPDSGVISQEKDIRMGFLRQDIDFEQGRTVLEEAYEAFTEIKVVEKKLEEINHQLVTRTDYESEEYGQIIEDLSDYTHRFELLGGYNYVGDTEKILLGLGFKREVFNNQTETFSGGWRMRIELAKLLLQSNDVLLLDEPTNHLDIESIIWLENFLRNYPGVVVIVSHDKMFLDNVTNRTIEISLGKAYDFNKPYSQYLELRHEIREKQLATQKNQQKKIEETEKLIEKFRAKASKASMAQSLIKKLDKVERIEVDEDDNSVMNISFPVSKEPGKVVIEAEHVTKAYGDKTILKDISLLVERGSKIAFVGQNGQGKSTFIKALVNEFEYQGNIKLGHNVQLGYFAQNQAEYLDGEITLLQTMEDAATDTNRMKVRDMLGSFLFRGDDVEKKVKVLSGGERNRLALCKLLLQPINVLLMDEPTNHLDIKSKNVLKAALQKFGGTLLLVSHDRDFLQGMSNIVYEFKDQKIKEYLGDINFFLEQRNLENMREVEKKDVIKAATPKEKEVAKVSYEDQKKTKALQNRLSKIESQIQQLEKQIQHDDKMLETNYDKHIEDASFFTAYNKKKQDLEQLLIDWEVVSEEIDGFNG